The following are from one region of the Vibrio hyugaensis genome:
- the rhlB gene encoding ATP-dependent RNA helicase RhlB, producing MKKTHITEQKFADLDLKPQVIEGLEKKGFEFCTPIQALALPVLLTGQDIAGQAQTGTGKTLAFLTATFNHLLTTPEHEGRKPTQPRAIIMAPTRELAIQIYNDAEPLIASTGLKAALAYGGESYDKQLNKLQDGVDILIGTTGRIIDFYKQRVFNLNNIQAVVLDEADRMFDLGFIKDIRFLFRRMPEPKERLNMLFSATLSYRVQELAFEHMHNPEHVVVEPEQKTGHRIQEELFYPSNEDKMALLQTLIEEEWPDRAIVFANTKHKCESIWGHLAADGHRVGLLTGDVPQKKREKILEQFTRGEVDLLVATDVAARGLHIPQVTHVFNFDLPDDCEDYVHRIGRTGRAGASGHSISFACEDYAINLPPIEEYIEHAIPVSDYDASALIQELPAPLRMRAPRTQQRRTNTGGTRSGNRKPQGRRPRQPRQSAPKQS from the coding sequence ATGAAAAAGACGCATATCACAGAGCAAAAGTTCGCCGATTTGGATTTAAAGCCCCAAGTTATTGAAGGATTGGAAAAAAAAGGGTTCGAGTTTTGTACCCCTATCCAAGCCTTGGCGTTGCCGGTACTGCTCACCGGCCAAGACATAGCAGGCCAGGCCCAAACGGGCACTGGTAAGACCCTCGCGTTTCTTACTGCAACTTTCAACCACCTTCTGACGACACCAGAACACGAAGGCCGCAAGCCAACACAACCGCGTGCAATCATCATGGCACCAACACGTGAGCTGGCGATTCAGATCTACAACGATGCTGAACCTTTAATTGCAAGTACTGGTCTTAAAGCAGCACTGGCTTACGGCGGCGAAAGCTACGATAAGCAGTTAAATAAGCTTCAAGACGGTGTCGATATCCTGATCGGTACGACAGGTCGTATTATTGATTTCTACAAGCAGCGCGTATTCAACCTAAACAACATTCAAGCGGTTGTTTTGGATGAAGCAGACCGCATGTTTGACCTCGGCTTTATTAAAGACATCCGTTTCTTGTTCCGCCGTATGCCTGAGCCAAAAGAGCGTTTGAACATGCTTTTCTCAGCAACGCTTTCTTACCGTGTACAAGAACTTGCCTTCGAGCACATGCATAACCCTGAGCATGTTGTGGTTGAGCCTGAACAAAAAACAGGTCACCGCATCCAAGAAGAACTTTTCTACCCTTCTAACGAAGATAAGATGGCACTACTTCAAACTTTGATTGAAGAAGAATGGCCAGATCGTGCGATCGTTTTTGCAAACACCAAACACAAGTGTGAGTCAATCTGGGGTCACCTAGCGGCAGACGGACACCGTGTTGGTCTATTGACTGGCGACGTTCCACAGAAGAAACGTGAAAAGATTCTTGAGCAATTCACTCGCGGTGAAGTTGACCTACTCGTAGCAACCGACGTTGCGGCGCGTGGTCTACATATTCCTCAAGTAACACACGTATTTAACTTCGACTTACCTGATGATTGTGAAGATTACGTTCACCGTATCGGTCGTACTGGTCGTGCAGGTGCAAGTGGTCACTCAATCAGCTTTGCTTGTGAAGATTACGCAATCAACTTGCCACCTATCGAAGAATACATTGAGCATGCAATCCCAGTTTCTGATTACGATGCATCGGCATTGATTCAGGAATTACCAGCTCCACTTCGTATGCGTGCACCTCGTACTCAGCAACGCCGCACCAATACAGGTGGTACTCGCTCTGGTAACCGTAAGCCGCAAGGACGCCGTCCTCGTCAGCCGCGTCAATCAGCGCCAAAACAATCATAA
- the trxA gene encoding thioredoxin TrxA, producing the protein MSDKILQLTDDGFENDVINAAGPVLVDFWAEWCGPCKMIAPILDEIADEYEGKLTIGKLNIDHNAGTPPKFGIRGIPTLLLFKDGNVAATKVGALSKTQLKEFLDANL; encoded by the coding sequence ATGAGTGATAAGATTTTGCAGCTTACTGATGACGGTTTTGAAAACGACGTAATCAACGCTGCAGGCCCGGTTCTAGTGGATTTCTGGGCAGAATGGTGTGGTCCTTGTAAAATGATTGCTCCAATTCTGGACGAGATCGCTGATGAGTACGAAGGCAAACTCACTATCGGTAAACTAAATATTGACCATAATGCAGGTACACCACCTAAATTTGGCATTCGCGGCATTCCAACGCTACTGTTATTTAAAGACGGTAACGTAGCGGCAACGAAAGTTGGTGCTCTGTCTAAGACTCAATTAAAAGAGTTTTTGGACGCAAACCTATAA
- the rho gene encoding transcription termination factor Rho, producing MNLTELKNRPVSDLVKLGESLGLENLARLRKQDIIFAILKAHAKGGEDIFGDGVLEILQDGFGFLRSADSSYLAGPDDIYVSPSQIRRFNLRTGDSIAGKIRPPKDGERYFALLKVNTVNDDKPDNARNKILFENLTPLHANERMVMERGNGSTEDITARVLDLASPIGKGQRGLIVAPPKAGKTMLLQNIAQSIAYNHPECELMVLLIDERPEEVTEMQRLVKGEVVASTFDEPASRHVQVAEMVIEKAKRLVEHKKDVVILLDSITRLARAYNTVVPSSGKVLTGGVDANALHRPKRFFGAARNVEEGGSLTIIATALVDTGSKMDEVIYEEFKGTGNMELHLNRKIAEKRVFPAIDFNRSGTRREELLTKTDELQKMWILRKIVHPMGETDAMEFLIDKLAMTKTNDEFFDAMRRQ from the coding sequence ATGAATCTTACTGAACTGAAGAACAGACCAGTATCTGACCTTGTAAAGCTTGGCGAAAGCCTAGGTCTTGAGAACCTAGCTCGTCTAAGAAAACAAGACATCATCTTCGCTATTCTTAAAGCGCACGCGAAAGGCGGCGAAGACATCTTTGGCGATGGGGTTCTGGAGATTCTGCAAGACGGCTTTGGTTTCCTACGTAGCGCAGACAGCTCATACCTTGCTGGCCCTGATGATATCTACGTTTCACCAAGTCAGATTCGTCGTTTCAACCTACGTACTGGTGACTCAATTGCTGGTAAAATTCGTCCACCAAAAGATGGTGAACGTTACTTTGCCCTTCTGAAAGTCAACACCGTAAACGATGACAAACCAGATAACGCTCGTAACAAGATCCTATTCGAGAACTTAACGCCTCTACACGCGAACGAGCGTATGGTTATGGAGCGCGGTAACGGTTCTACAGAAGATATCACGGCACGTGTTTTAGATTTGGCATCACCAATCGGTAAAGGCCAACGTGGTTTGATTGTTGCTCCGCCTAAAGCGGGTAAAACAATGCTTCTGCAAAACATTGCTCAAAGCATCGCATACAACCACCCTGAGTGTGAGTTGATGGTACTTCTAATCGACGAACGTCCAGAAGAAGTAACAGAGATGCAGCGTCTAGTTAAAGGTGAAGTGGTTGCGTCAACGTTTGATGAGCCAGCTTCTCGCCACGTACAAGTAGCAGAAATGGTAATCGAGAAAGCAAAACGTCTTGTTGAACACAAGAAAGACGTGGTTATCTTGCTTGACTCTATTACTCGTCTAGCTCGTGCATACAACACCGTAGTGCCTTCATCAGGTAAAGTACTAACTGGTGGTGTGGATGCAAACGCACTACACCGTCCTAAGCGTTTCTTCGGTGCAGCTCGTAACGTAGAAGAAGGCGGCAGCTTAACTATCATCGCAACAGCGCTAGTCGATACTGGTTCTAAAATGGATGAAGTTATCTACGAAGAGTTCAAGGGTACAGGTAACATGGAACTGCACTTGAACCGTAAGATTGCTGAAAAGCGTGTATTCCCTGCGATTGACTTCAACCGTAGTGGTACTCGTCGTGAAGAGCTACTAACGAAGACAGACGAACTACAGAAGATGTGGATTCTGCGTAAGATTGTTCACCCAATGGGTGAAACTGACGCGATGGAGTTCCTAATCGATAAGCTAGCGATGACGAAGACAAACGACGAGTTCTTCGATGCAATGCGTCGCCAATAG
- a CDS encoding IS1182 family transposase, whose amino-acid sequence MLQDPSPQQYEFEMVTMEQLVPKDHLVRKIDKAIDFEFIRDQVAHLYCQDNGRPPVDPVRLFKIIFIGYLFGIKSERQLVKEIEVNVAYRWFLRMSLTEKVIHASTLSQNRIRRFNNTDVFERIFINIVEQAMAKGLVAGQQLFTDSTHLKANANKNKHTNEVRDVRASAYLDMLDEDVALDREREGKKSLKARVSEPKTKNTKVSTTDPESGFMTRDNKPQGFFYLDHRTVDGLHGIIVDTHATAGNINDSQPYIERLDYTLEQFNLNPIAVGLDAGYFTAPVAESLERRNILGVFGYRRPSRTKNTFKKKHFIYHKESDSYRCPNGQTLIYKTTSRDAYREYHSDPKECVLCPMRNDCTQSKNMKKVITRHIYTDAVERANQMRLSPYGKKTYRRRSETVERSFADAKQHHGHRYARFRGLSKVQMQCWLAAAAQNIKKIALVMSYLQKMGFNMAQIRQILASKYLFKSWNRLNLV is encoded by the coding sequence ATGCTACAAGATCCTTCTCCTCAACAATACGAATTTGAAATGGTGACGATGGAGCAGTTAGTTCCTAAAGACCATTTAGTCCGCAAAATTGATAAAGCCATAGACTTCGAATTTATCCGGGACCAAGTCGCTCACCTCTATTGTCAAGATAACGGTCGACCACCTGTTGACCCTGTTCGACTTTTCAAAATCATTTTTATTGGCTACCTCTTCGGAATCAAAAGCGAGCGACAGCTCGTTAAAGAGATTGAAGTCAATGTAGCCTATCGTTGGTTCTTGCGCATGTCGTTAACGGAGAAGGTTATCCATGCTTCAACACTGAGCCAAAACCGTATTCGCCGCTTCAATAATACCGACGTATTCGAACGTATCTTTATCAACATCGTTGAGCAGGCTATGGCCAAAGGCTTGGTCGCTGGGCAGCAACTCTTTACCGACAGCACTCACCTCAAAGCAAACGCTAACAAAAATAAACACACCAATGAGGTCAGAGACGTTCGAGCCAGTGCTTACCTCGACATGCTTGATGAAGACGTTGCATTAGACCGAGAACGAGAAGGAAAGAAGTCGCTTAAGGCACGAGTATCCGAGCCTAAAACAAAGAATACGAAAGTCAGTACTACAGACCCAGAAAGTGGTTTTATGACGAGAGACAATAAACCACAAGGCTTCTTCTACCTTGACCATCGTACCGTCGATGGTCTGCATGGGATCATCGTCGACACTCATGCGACGGCAGGTAATATCAATGACTCTCAACCCTATATTGAACGACTGGACTACACGCTAGAGCAGTTCAATCTTAACCCTATAGCTGTTGGTCTCGATGCCGGCTATTTTACCGCTCCCGTGGCAGAGTCATTAGAGCGCCGAAATATCTTAGGTGTGTTCGGCTACCGTAGGCCATCAAGAACAAAGAACACGTTCAAGAAGAAGCACTTTATCTACCACAAAGAGAGTGACAGTTATCGATGTCCAAATGGGCAAACGCTTATCTACAAAACGACGTCACGAGATGCTTATAGAGAGTATCACTCAGACCCGAAAGAATGCGTGCTCTGCCCAATGCGAAATGACTGTACTCAAAGTAAAAACATGAAGAAAGTCATCACCAGACACATCTATACAGATGCAGTGGAGAGAGCGAACCAAATGCGGCTCTCTCCCTATGGGAAGAAGACGTATAGACGAAGAAGTGAGACGGTAGAAAGAAGCTTCGCTGATGCTAAGCAGCACCATGGGCACCGTTATGCCCGCTTCCGTGGGCTAAGCAAAGTGCAAATGCAGTGTTGGTTAGCTGCCGCAGCTCAAAACATCAAGAAGATAGCTCTAGTAATGAGTTATTTACAAAAAATGGGGTTCAATATGGCTCAAATAAGACAAATATTAGCTTCTAAATACTTGTTTAAGAGTTGGAACAGATTAAATCTGGTATAG